The Pseudomonas kermanshahensis genome includes a window with the following:
- the pilM gene encoding type IV pilus biogenesis protein PilM has product MLGRFGMDAGSLLGVEIAPDSVRIVQLQRRKGRCQVAAWAHEPYEPYSGADWASDPARLVAALRRACRRSGSRQRRVAVALPANQVICKVCQLPTGLSEADIEAQLLADADRLFPFPLDDLALDFQLLGASEAQADCQEVMVAACRQRALEPVEALLDAAGLQAEAMEVDSIALQRMLPQGALAGSALLRIEAQGATLHCWRQGMPAQRREVHLGQALGQWPALLGDDSQLECVLVAGSSPIEQAWLDNLSAEVKLPCRPLPSIAGLEPGGGEMLLACALALGGMQP; this is encoded by the coding sequence ATGCTTGGACGTTTCGGCATGGATGCCGGTTCACTCTTGGGGGTGGAAATTGCCCCCGACTCCGTTCGGATTGTGCAGCTGCAGCGACGCAAGGGGCGTTGCCAGGTCGCGGCCTGGGCGCACGAGCCGTATGAACCGTACAGTGGGGCTGATTGGGCGAGCGACCCTGCCCGGCTAGTGGCTGCGTTGCGCCGTGCCTGCAGGCGCAGCGGCAGTCGGCAGCGGCGCGTTGCGGTGGCGCTGCCGGCAAATCAGGTGATCTGCAAGGTGTGCCAACTGCCGACGGGCCTGAGTGAAGCCGATATCGAAGCCCAGTTGCTGGCTGATGCGGATCGCCTGTTTCCATTTCCGCTTGATGATCTGGCGCTGGACTTTCAGTTGCTCGGGGCCTCCGAGGCCCAGGCCGATTGCCAGGAGGTCATGGTGGCTGCCTGTCGCCAGCGTGCGCTGGAGCCCGTTGAAGCCCTGCTTGATGCAGCCGGACTGCAGGCTGAGGCGATGGAGGTCGACAGTATCGCGTTGCAGCGGATGTTGCCGCAGGGCGCGCTTGCGGGTTCGGCATTGCTGCGCATCGAAGCGCAAGGCGCGACGCTGCATTGTTGGCGGCAGGGCATGCCCGCGCAGCGCCGCGAAGTGCACCTTGGCCAAGCACTTGGCCAATGGCCGGCGCTTTTGGGCGACGACAGTCAACTGGAATGCGTGCTGGTCGCCGGCAGTTCACCGATCGAGCAAGCGTGGCTGGATAACCTGAGTGCAGAGGTGAAACTACCCTGCCGGCCCCTGCCTTCTATTGCCGGGTTGGAGCCTGGTGGGGGCGAGATGCTCTTGGCATGCGCCTTGGCGCTCGGAGGCATGCAGCCATGA